In the genome of Nitrospiraceae bacterium, one region contains:
- the aroC gene encoding chorismate synthase yields MAGNTFGRLFTVTSFGESHGPAIGCVVDGCPPGMALSAEDVQKDLDRRKPGTSRHVTQRQESDIVEILSGVFEGKTTGTPIALLIRNEDARGRDYGNLVDTFRPGHADYTYWQKYGIRDHRGGGRASARETAVRVAAAAIARKWLTEKHGVIIHGYLSRLGPIEIPFKTWSAVSTNPFFAADPDIVPKLEAFMDDLRKSGDSVGAAITTVAEHVPVGLGGPVYAKLDADLAAAMMSINAVKGVEIGSGFASVTQRGSEHGDELTPEGFLTNHAGGILGGISTGQNVVVTIGIKPTSSVRLPRRSIDKQGNPVTVETNGRHDPCVGIRATPIAEAMMALVLMDHALLHRAQNADVKTPTPKIAGCPQNSSHAKSVAGPAKINPMPDEA; encoded by the coding sequence ATGGCCGGCAATACCTTCGGGCGACTCTTCACGGTGACTTCCTTCGGTGAAAGCCACGGGCCTGCGATCGGTTGCGTGGTCGATGGGTGCCCGCCCGGCATGGCTCTGTCGGCGGAGGACGTTCAAAAGGATCTCGATCGACGAAAGCCCGGGACGTCGCGACACGTAACGCAACGGCAGGAATCCGACATCGTCGAGATTCTCTCGGGTGTGTTCGAAGGGAAAACGACCGGGACCCCCATTGCTCTGCTCATTCGAAACGAGGACGCGCGAGGTCGCGACTACGGTAATCTCGTCGACACGTTTCGTCCGGGGCATGCGGACTATACCTATTGGCAGAAATACGGCATCCGTGACCATCGAGGTGGGGGACGGGCCTCCGCCCGTGAAACGGCGGTGCGTGTCGCGGCTGCGGCCATTGCGAGAAAGTGGCTCACGGAAAAGCACGGCGTCATCATACACGGCTACCTGAGCCGGCTTGGGCCGATCGAGATTCCGTTCAAGACCTGGAGTGCCGTGAGTACAAATCCCTTTTTTGCGGCCGATCCCGATATCGTTCCCAAGCTTGAAGCCTTCATGGATGATTTGCGCAAATCCGGTGATTCTGTCGGTGCGGCGATCACGACTGTCGCGGAACATGTGCCGGTCGGCCTCGGTGGTCCGGTCTATGCGAAATTGGATGCAGACCTCGCGGCGGCGATGATGAGCATCAACGCCGTGAAAGGTGTGGAAATCGGGTCAGGCTTTGCTTCGGTGACTCAACGCGGCTCGGAACATGGCGACGAATTGACACCGGAGGGATTTCTCACCAACCATGCGGGCGGCATTCTCGGTGGCATTTCGACCGGCCAGAACGTCGTCGTCACAATCGGCATCAAGCCGACCTCGAGTGTCCGTCTCCCACGCCGATCGATCGATAAACAAGGTAATCCGGTCACCGTCGAGACGAACGGCCGCCACGATCCCTGTGTCGGTATTCGAGCCACTCCCATCGCCGAAGCGATGATGGCGTTGGTCCTCATGGACCATGCCTTACTGCATCGTGCCCAAAATGCCGACGTAAAGACGCCCACCCCGAAGATTGCGGGCTGTCCCCAGAACAGCTCGCACGCCAAGAGCGTCGCCGGACCGGCCAAGATTAACCCCATGCCGGATGAAGCCTAG
- a CDS encoding ATP-binding cassette domain-containing protein has product MKPSPFIEIEHATVFRGDVCALQDFSLTVKSGEHLAILGPNGSGKSTFLKLLAGEIHPVPNDNTRIRLFGNERWNVWDVRKQLGFVSHDLQHHYMDYVLGLKVVLSGYYASIGIYGYQEFGYAQLARASEIMDELGVGHLKERRFADMSTGEQRRCLLARALVHDPAVLVLDEPTSGLDLSACFQYLDLVRKSMGQDKTVLLVTHHIHEIPPEVERVMMLQAGIVLRDGKKQDILTDANLSHLFGHPMMLVKAHGWYQALPGAPA; this is encoded by the coding sequence ATGAAGCCTAGCCCTTTTATTGAGATTGAACACGCCACGGTGTTTCGAGGCGATGTCTGCGCGCTTCAGGATTTCTCTCTCACCGTCAAGTCGGGCGAACACCTGGCCATTCTTGGCCCCAACGGCTCCGGCAAATCGACTTTTTTAAAATTGCTCGCCGGGGAAATCCATCCGGTTCCGAACGACAACACCCGTATCCGGCTGTTCGGGAACGAGCGGTGGAATGTGTGGGACGTGCGAAAACAGCTGGGATTCGTCTCCCACGATTTGCAGCATCACTATATGGACTATGTGCTGGGGCTCAAGGTGGTCCTCTCCGGTTACTATGCCAGCATCGGGATCTACGGCTATCAGGAATTCGGTTACGCGCAGCTGGCGCGTGCCAGTGAAATCATGGACGAACTCGGCGTGGGTCACCTCAAAGAGCGGCGATTCGCCGACATGTCGACCGGCGAACAGCGCCGATGTTTGCTCGCTCGGGCGTTGGTGCATGATCCGGCCGTGTTGGTCCTCGACGAGCCGACGAGCGGGCTTGATCTCAGCGCCTGCTTTCAGTACCTCGATCTAGTCAGAAAGTCGATGGGGCAAGACAAAACCGTCCTGCTGGTGACACACCACATCCACGAGATTCCGCCGGAGGTCGAGCGGGTGATGATGCTCCAAGCGGGGATCGTTCTGCGCGATGGGAAGAAGCAGGATATCTTGACGGACGCCAACCTATCTCACCTGTTTGGTCATCCGATGATGCTCGTCAAGGCGCACGGTTGGTATCAAGCACTACCTGGCGCACCGGCGTAG
- a CDS encoding S1C family serine protease, translating into MPVPLNRKDLLVGFFAPCKGRLSPFLAMVMAGSTMFASPLIQPALGGSSSPDVTDIFERTKRATVGILEDTQDPRTPEKPGKIAVRGTGVHLRDGYVVTARHAVERNSPSGPTLPSDVRLITTDLHELPAQLVGESAYLDVVVYRITEKTRPLMTATVPFAAGSVGPGTEVFTIGYPMGWGPTMAFGRIGNANTFLQTVETRLLQVDLSACSGNSGGGLFNMAGEMVGVMHAIIQTDKDETQVHCSQMAFAVPGILAQRIVAAAIDGKPLSFSKLGVHMTAVKDGTRWHIAVKDVADPAKSAGIQKHDIILAVDDTEILDAAHLKNYLIERTTPGQRVSVKVRRIDTDLTFTVVLGGG; encoded by the coding sequence ATGCCAGTACCGCTGAATCGAAAGGACCTGCTCGTGGGATTTTTCGCTCCGTGCAAAGGAAGGCTTTCTCCTTTCCTTGCGATGGTTATGGCGGGGAGTACGATGTTCGCGTCACCGCTGATACAGCCAGCACTTGGTGGATCTTCTTCGCCAGACGTGACAGATATTTTTGAACGGACCAAACGGGCCACAGTCGGGATTTTGGAAGACACCCAGGACCCGAGAACGCCGGAGAAGCCTGGAAAAATTGCCGTCCGCGGAACTGGTGTTCACTTACGCGACGGATATGTGGTGACGGCGCGCCATGCGGTTGAACGGAACAGCCCGTCCGGTCCAACCCTCCCATCAGACGTCCGCCTGATCACCACAGACCTCCACGAATTACCGGCCCAGCTCGTGGGCGAAAGCGCGTATCTTGATGTCGTCGTCTACCGTATCACCGAAAAGACCCGTCCCTTGATGACAGCCACGGTACCCTTCGCAGCGGGCAGCGTCGGACCAGGTACGGAAGTGTTCACGATCGGTTACCCGATGGGCTGGGGCCCCACGATGGCCTTCGGCCGCATCGGCAACGCGAATACGTTCTTGCAAACCGTCGAGACCAGACTGCTACAGGTCGACCTCTCGGCCTGCAGCGGCAATTCAGGCGGTGGACTTTTCAACATGGCGGGCGAGATGGTCGGCGTGATGCATGCGATCATTCAGACCGACAAAGACGAGACGCAGGTCCATTGCAGCCAAATGGCCTTTGCCGTCCCAGGCATACTCGCCCAACGTATCGTCGCAGCTGCGATCGACGGGAAACCGCTCAGCTTTTCCAAACTTGGCGTCCATATGACAGCCGTCAAAGATGGTACCAGATGGCACATCGCCGTGAAGGACGTGGCGGACCCGGCCAAATCCGCCGGCATTCAAAAACACGACATCATCCTCGCCGTCGATGACACGGAGATTCTTGACGCCGCGCACCTGAAAAATTATCTCATCGAACGAACCACACCGGGTCAACGGGTCTCGGTGAAAGTGCGACGCATCGATACAGACTTGACATTCACCGTAGTGCTCGGGGGCGGATGA
- a CDS encoding FUN14 domain-containing protein, giving the protein MSQDQHHARVSTTLLDDVFANPPWQAKSFLAAGAATVAGLAAWMNDLMSPTLARVGGSYLGGFLIGWACRRALKITALIAAVLLALIGLLKSTGWIDINWPVIEQNVSQSLAWVHGEAESLKQLLTGYLPSAGSGAAGVFFGFRKKP; this is encoded by the coding sequence ATGAGCCAAGACCAGCATCACGCACGAGTCTCAACGACGCTGCTGGACGATGTGTTCGCCAATCCGCCTTGGCAGGCCAAGTCGTTTCTGGCAGCGGGAGCCGCCACGGTTGCCGGCCTTGCAGCCTGGATGAACGACCTCATGTCACCGACTTTGGCACGAGTCGGGGGGAGTTATCTCGGGGGGTTTTTAATCGGCTGGGCCTGTCGACGCGCACTCAAGATTACGGCGTTGATCGCAGCTGTACTCCTAGCCCTCATCGGGCTGTTGAAATCAACAGGATGGATCGATATTAATTGGCCTGTGATCGAACAGAACGTCTCGCAAAGCCTTGCGTGGGTGCATGGAGAAGCGGAAAGTCTTAAGCAACTACTGACCGGCTACCTGCCGTCGGCTGGATCAGGAGCCGCCGGGGTCTTTTTCGGATTTCGCAAGAAGCCGTAA
- a CDS encoding neutral zinc metallopeptidase, giving the protein MDSIIVITWSFMRWEGQRESENVEDRRGMGRVGGAGLGISGIVLVLAISYFTGNNPLTILNMINDMQSMNPAPEDTQTASTGSPNDRLGTFASVVLADTEETWRRLLPTIGRSYEDPRLVLFTGAVRSACGTTSSAVGPFYCPGDRKVYLDLSFFDELSHRLGAPGEFAQAYVIAHEVGHHVQNLLGIADKVTRLQHQTSNREANALSVRLELQADCFAGVWGYHAKRDRDLIEPGDFEAGLHAASAIGDDRLQRRSQGYVQPESWTHGSSEQRTAWLKRGLERGDPSACNTFEDSRL; this is encoded by the coding sequence ATGGACTCCATCATTGTCATCACATGGAGCTTCATGCGCTGGGAAGGCCAACGAGAAAGCGAGAACGTCGAAGATCGGCGTGGCATGGGCCGGGTTGGAGGCGCCGGTCTCGGCATCAGCGGCATCGTCCTCGTGCTCGCCATCAGTTATTTCACCGGAAACAACCCCCTGACCATCCTCAACATGATTAACGACATGCAGAGCATGAATCCTGCCCCTGAGGACACCCAGACTGCTTCAACCGGTTCACCCAACGACCGACTCGGCACATTCGCCTCTGTCGTCCTGGCAGATACGGAAGAGACCTGGCGCCGACTCCTTCCGACGATCGGACGTTCCTATGAAGATCCCCGGCTGGTGCTCTTCACCGGTGCGGTGCGCTCAGCATGCGGCACAACATCGTCGGCCGTTGGCCCCTTCTATTGTCCGGGAGACCGAAAGGTATATCTGGATCTCTCGTTTTTCGATGAGCTGTCTCATCGACTTGGCGCGCCGGGCGAGTTCGCCCAGGCTTACGTGATCGCTCACGAAGTGGGGCATCATGTGCAAAATCTGCTGGGAATCGCCGACAAGGTGACCCGCCTCCAGCATCAGACCTCCAACCGCGAAGCGAACGCCTTGTCGGTCCGGTTGGAACTCCAGGCCGATTGTTTTGCCGGTGTCTGGGGATACCATGCAAAGCGGGACCGCGATTTGATTGAGCCAGGAGATTTTGAAGCGGGGTTGCACGCCGCCTCGGCGATCGGCGACGACCGGCTTCAACGTCGATCGCAAGGTTACGTCCAGCCGGAGAGTTGGACCCATGGATCGTCCGAACAGCGGACGGCTTGGCTCAAACGAGGTCTCGAACGCGGCGATCCCTCCGCCTGCAACACATTCGAGGATTCGAGGTTATGA
- a CDS encoding DUF3015 family protein codes for MPSMMTRVIGITLGCYAVLVSACTTTPTGTTKDIFDFTSSTTGRSWYNEDGMLRPEHRPIAFTTDNYETVKRDIARGQGEHLASLATLLGVLPTRVDEFGLLAQARYAAVESPKTTPEEILISMRNLLDEHPDLLSGRKVN; via the coding sequence ATGCCATCTATGATGACCCGTGTAATTGGTATCACGCTCGGGTGCTATGCGGTCCTCGTGAGCGCTTGTACGACAACCCCGACTGGGACGACGAAGGACATATTCGATTTCACGTCCAGCACGACGGGGAGGTCTTGGTATAACGAAGACGGCATGCTCCGTCCAGAGCATCGGCCGATCGCATTTACCACGGACAACTACGAAACAGTGAAGCGAGATATTGCGCGGGGCCAAGGCGAACATCTCGCATCACTGGCCACGCTGCTTGGTGTTTTGCCGACACGAGTTGATGAATTTGGGCTCCTTGCACAGGCACGTTATGCAGCCGTGGAGTCTCCCAAGACGACCCCGGAGGAGATTTTGATCTCCATGAGGAACCTTTTGGACGAACATCCTGATTTGCTCTCCGGACGAAAGGTGAACTGA
- a CDS encoding OmpA family protein, translated as MRRGFEHSTVHRAPLLMVAIYAMVTVGCVSSETHTKTLNELEAAKKLSAQQAAELEALKKKSQAQQSQNDQFQQQLASLQQNFDQESSQRKAAEQQAASLEKERAALEARSGDLQSKLDSLEQEKGRLNNELGAVQGQIKDLEEKMTSGNASAQDQIMKLQKHATELEANAARIAQEREQLRQEQSGLAASLEQERQRLKSEEAERARLEQERKAKEEEIARLTRTQQELSKSLQDEIAKGNITIQQVRDRLTINMVDRVLFDSGKAEVKPAGVKVLKQVGDVLKTVTDKQIRIEGHTDNVPISTKLQDRFKTNWELSTARATTVVRFLIDQGGVDRQYLSAVGYAETRPIASNDSEEGRASNRRIEIILYPRDLKEIAGQLKAQSN; from the coding sequence ATGCGACGAGGGTTCGAGCATTCAACCGTCCACCGCGCTCCTCTACTAATGGTCGCAATCTATGCGATGGTGACCGTCGGCTGTGTCAGTTCCGAAACTCATACGAAGACCCTGAACGAGTTGGAAGCGGCCAAGAAGCTGTCGGCCCAGCAAGCAGCTGAATTAGAGGCCTTGAAGAAAAAGTCTCAAGCTCAGCAATCTCAGAATGACCAGTTTCAGCAGCAGTTAGCCAGCCTGCAACAGAACTTCGACCAGGAATCGAGCCAACGCAAGGCTGCTGAACAACAGGCTGCTTCGTTGGAGAAGGAACGGGCGGCTCTTGAAGCACGTTCCGGAGATTTACAATCCAAACTTGATAGCCTCGAGCAGGAAAAGGGACGGCTAAACAACGAATTGGGTGCCGTGCAGGGGCAAATCAAGGATCTTGAAGAGAAAATGACCAGTGGAAATGCCTCTGCCCAGGACCAGATCATGAAGCTCCAGAAACATGCCACCGAGCTAGAAGCCAATGCCGCCAGGATCGCTCAAGAACGGGAACAACTCCGTCAGGAGCAATCAGGTCTCGCGGCCAGCCTGGAACAGGAGCGCCAGCGCCTAAAATCCGAAGAAGCTGAAAGGGCGCGCCTCGAGCAGGAACGAAAGGCCAAAGAGGAAGAAATTGCACGCCTGACCCGCACCCAGCAGGAACTGTCTAAATCACTGCAAGACGAAATCGCGAAGGGTAATATCACGATTCAACAGGTGCGGGACCGCCTCACGATCAACATGGTTGACCGCGTCCTCTTCGATTCAGGGAAGGCGGAAGTCAAACCGGCGGGAGTAAAAGTCTTGAAACAGGTCGGTGATGTCTTGAAAACTGTCACGGACAAACAGATTCGTATCGAAGGTCACACCGATAACGTGCCGATCAGCACAAAGTTGCAGGACCGTTTCAAAACAAATTGGGAACTCTCCACGGCTCGGGCCACGACTGTGGTGAGATTTCTCATCGATCAGGGCGGTGTGGATCGTCAATATTTATCGGCTGTTGGCTACGCGGAGACTCGCCCCATCGCCTCGAACGATTCCGAAGAAGGCCGGGCCTCCAACCGGCGGATCGAGATTATCTTATATCCCCGAGACTTAAAAGAGATAGCGGGGCAACTCAAGGCTCAATCGAACTAG
- a CDS encoding CYTH and CHAD domain-containing protein: MKAAQIREDANVSYTSAVEWETKLMVDEKFSMPHLLGRTLARRVFTSTYYDTPDHCLARACITLRYRLEGHLGVWQLKLPLNGRRREIELRGEAREVPLVFSEALVVHLEGKQLVPISILRTWRTGIRVQVAGGGEADVVLDSVSVLMGGQIVQRFRELEIEWLKGNSHIGNGLVEKLHKAGARPHDGRPKLFRALSASYGEPVAIPERASVRECLRAYLSRQVQVLKRFDPGTRLGGEPEDLHQMRVAVRRLRAVFRSVRRELDSTWEAPLVSGLSWLGQLFGFARDLDVQLEYFRSEASHLNLRDRKPLERFVSHLEEERAGAQRALVGEMKSARYLGFLSKLDQAVSEPVVVESDRRIEDIAAGAFKKLSVAMRELPSVPSNADLHRLRIKAKRARYVSELAESSGGKSASRFIKVVKAYQDLLGTHHDAVLAEQYVREFVASLPGERAAFVAGLLMARAHQRRDHVRETFRSAWKRVKKRGRKAWG, from the coding sequence ATGAAGGCAGCACAAATCAGGGAGGATGCGAATGTTTCCTACACCTCGGCGGTGGAATGGGAAACCAAGCTCATGGTGGACGAGAAGTTCTCCATGCCGCATTTGCTCGGTCGGACGCTCGCGCGCCGCGTTTTCACGTCGACATACTACGACACACCGGATCACTGCTTGGCCCGCGCCTGTATTACCCTACGGTATCGTTTGGAGGGTCATTTAGGAGTCTGGCAGCTCAAATTACCCCTCAATGGCCGTCGACGAGAAATTGAGTTGCGAGGGGAGGCTCGCGAAGTCCCGCTTGTGTTCTCTGAGGCGCTCGTCGTTCACCTGGAAGGCAAGCAACTGGTTCCCATCTCGATATTGCGTACGTGGAGAACAGGGATACGTGTGCAAGTGGCGGGCGGAGGCGAGGCTGACGTCGTTCTCGACTCCGTGTCCGTCCTGATGGGCGGCCAAATTGTCCAACGTTTTCGGGAACTCGAGATTGAATGGCTGAAGGGGAACAGTCACATCGGGAACGGACTGGTCGAGAAACTTCACAAAGCAGGGGCGCGACCGCACGACGGGCGACCAAAGCTGTTTCGAGCCCTCTCAGCTTCATACGGCGAGCCGGTCGCAATTCCGGAACGTGCTTCAGTTCGCGAATGTCTTCGAGCGTATCTCTCTCGCCAGGTTCAGGTCTTAAAACGGTTCGATCCTGGGACTCGGCTCGGAGGGGAGCCAGAGGATCTGCACCAAATGCGGGTGGCGGTAAGGCGGTTGCGGGCCGTGTTTCGTTCGGTACGGAGAGAGTTGGATTCCACATGGGAGGCTCCGCTGGTGTCCGGACTCTCGTGGCTGGGACAGTTGTTCGGGTTCGCACGCGACTTGGACGTCCAACTGGAATACTTCCGAAGTGAAGCGTCGCACCTCAATCTACGGGACCGTAAGCCACTTGAACGATTCGTGTCGCATCTCGAAGAGGAACGGGCCGGTGCGCAACGGGCACTGGTCGGCGAAATGAAGAGCGCCCGCTACCTTGGATTTCTCAGCAAATTGGACCAGGCTGTGTCCGAACCGGTCGTTGTAGAATCGGATCGCAGGATTGAGGACATTGCCGCTGGTGCGTTCAAAAAATTATCTGTGGCAATGCGGGAGTTGCCAAGCGTACCTTCGAATGCGGATCTCCACCGCTTGCGGATCAAAGCAAAACGCGCTCGCTACGTATCCGAATTGGCTGAGTCGTCCGGTGGAAAGTCGGCGAGCCGATTCATCAAAGTGGTGAAGGCGTATCAGGATCTGCTGGGAACCCACCATGATGCCGTGCTCGCCGAGCAATATGTGAGGGAGTTT